In Synechococcus sp. KORDI-100, a single window of DNA contains:
- a CDS encoding cytochrome c oxidase subunit II, whose protein sequence is MTTTAPKSGPNIGAIVIIAMAVAINLVIAKLMATWSYSWFPPQASTAAPFVDDLFALETGIGSFIFFGCTGVMGWVLLFNRADKYDESDGAPIEGNTKLEIIWTIIPLVTVFVIATYTMNVNMKLQNLGPKHKYVIGTDPTALVESDPIADVGPIDVIARQWSWEFIYPNGVRSSELHLPVDQRVNFRLTSEDVLHSFFVPAFRLKQDIIPGSVISYSLTPTKEGRFRLRDAMFSGAYFSQNQTDVIVESDQAYSDWLKTTAKRPLQPGLDPGRALYDRRIASGDKGWATVPPAPAPMVNDPGDPSIPHDA, encoded by the coding sequence ATGACGACGACTGCTCCCAAATCAGGACCGAACATCGGTGCCATTGTGATCATCGCGATGGCCGTGGCGATCAACCTGGTGATCGCCAAGTTGATGGCGACCTGGTCCTACAGCTGGTTCCCACCTCAAGCCTCCACTGCTGCGCCCTTCGTTGACGATCTGTTCGCTCTGGAGACGGGAATCGGCTCCTTCATTTTCTTCGGCTGCACCGGCGTGATGGGCTGGGTGCTGTTGTTCAACCGCGCGGACAAATATGACGAAAGCGACGGTGCTCCGATCGAAGGCAACACCAAGCTCGAAATCATCTGGACAATCATCCCCCTGGTGACGGTCTTTGTGATCGCCACTTACACGATGAACGTCAATATGAAGCTTCAGAACCTCGGTCCGAAGCACAAATACGTCATCGGCACCGATCCCACCGCGCTAGTGGAGAGCGATCCCATTGCCGACGTGGGACCGATTGATGTGATTGCACGGCAATGGAGCTGGGAATTCATCTACCCCAATGGAGTCCGCAGCTCGGAACTGCATCTCCCCGTCGATCAGCGGGTCAACTTCCGGCTCACATCAGAAGACGTTCTGCACAGTTTCTTCGTACCGGCATTCCGGCTCAAGCAGGACATCATCCCCGGCAGCGTCATTTCCTACAGCCTCACGCCAACGAAAGAAGGGCGATTTCGGTTGCGGGACGCCATGTTCAGCGGCGCCTATTTCTCCCAGAACCAGACCGATGTGATCGTTGAATCCGATCAGGCCTACAGCGATTGGCTGAAGACAACCGCAAAGCGACCGCTGCAGCCCGGTCTCGATCCAGGCAGAGCGCTCTATGACCGCCGCATCGCGAGCGGTGACAAGGGATGGGCCACGGTTCCACCGGCACCAGCCCCGATGGTGAACGACCCCGGCGATCCCTCCATCCCCCACGACGCCTGA
- a CDS encoding DUF2231 domain-containing protein, protein MSLIASISSPINEISDSLGANDLPYAIPLHPNLVHLTIGLFAIGIAFDFAGAFYPLEKRVFRFLALPVTRSGFHDVGWYNLVACSGITFFTVAAGFYEMLLAVPLPGIRSIIGQTAIDTMLWHAIGGVAILLVIVAMTVWRGYQRFVWRKDLGRQVTWLYLLAGASMLVLMGLHGSLGAWLASDFGVHITADQLLAAGADLNEVLP, encoded by the coding sequence GTGAGCCTGATCGCCTCAATCAGCTCGCCGATCAACGAGATCAGCGACTCACTGGGTGCCAACGATCTTCCCTACGCCATCCCTCTGCACCCGAATCTGGTGCATCTGACGATTGGCCTATTCGCGATCGGCATCGCCTTTGACTTCGCCGGCGCGTTCTACCCCCTCGAGAAGCGGGTCTTCCGCTTCCTCGCTCTGCCGGTCACCCGAAGCGGCTTCCACGATGTGGGCTGGTACAACCTGGTGGCCTGCAGCGGCATCACCTTCTTCACCGTGGCCGCCGGTTTCTATGAAATGTTGCTGGCGGTGCCGCTGCCCGGCATCCGCAGCATCATCGGCCAAACCGCCATCGACACCATGCTCTGGCACGCCATAGGCGGTGTTGCCATTCTGCTGGTGATCGTCGCCATGACCGTCTGGCGCGGCTATCAACGGTTTGTCTGGCGGAAGGACCTGGGTCGCCAGGTCACCTGGCTCTATCTCCTGGCAGGAGCCTCGATGCTTGTGTTGATGGGGCTGCACGGCAGCCTCGGAGCCTGGCTGGCCAGCGATTTCGGCGTCCACATCACCGCTGACCAGCTTCTGGCTGCCGGTGCTGATCTGAATGAGGTGCTGCCATGA
- a CDS encoding DUF3007 family protein gives MTRAKVLFIGLIVLALGGVGYLGFEALGIRGFSAGIAAQSLLVLIVVVWTGSYLFRVVTGQMTYMNQRRRYREVYDAKERADLEARFDALPEDEQRALLQRLGLDGDDVRADS, from the coding sequence TTGACCCGCGCCAAGGTTCTCTTCATCGGGCTGATCGTCCTGGCACTTGGAGGAGTTGGTTATCTCGGTTTTGAGGCCCTTGGTATCCGTGGTTTCTCAGCCGGGATTGCAGCTCAGTCACTGCTGGTGCTGATTGTGGTGGTCTGGACGGGGTCCTATTTGTTCCGTGTTGTCACCGGGCAGATGACCTATATGAATCAGCGTCGTCGTTACCGAGAGGTGTATGACGCCAAGGAGCGTGCGGATCTTGAAGCTCGCTTTGACGCACTCCCTGAGGATGAGCAGCGGGCTCTGTTGCAACGGCTTGGTCTGGATGGGGATGACGTCAGGGCGGACTCATAG
- a CDS encoding calcium/sodium antiporter codes for MPQFLQYTIEVIGGILLLFLGGDQFVKGAVTLATLCRIPQLVIGLTVVAFGTSAPELFVSVSSILQNSDDLAVSNVVGSNIFNILVVLGCSALVLPLRVENRLVRRDVPVLLAISSAAWGMASAGRMTWQAGVALLIGLLINTVWEIRTAQEVHHDEDQEADTPLPATTGRGRALVIAMIQLAAGITLLVLGSRTLVSGASAAAAYLNVPTAVIGLTIVATGTSTPELITSVVATMKGRTDLAVGNVVGSCLLNLLMVLGGCAAISGQAGLQVTGELITEDLPVMMIATLVCLPIFWSRRSISRIEGAILLTGYAVYLTDNVLPRTSLASWQEEFRLAALCLVLPIFLAVIITQVVIHLRLKKAG; via the coding sequence GTGCCGCAATTTCTCCAGTACACCATTGAGGTGATTGGAGGCATCCTGCTGCTGTTCCTCGGAGGAGACCAGTTCGTCAAAGGGGCCGTCACGCTGGCCACGCTCTGCCGAATTCCCCAGCTGGTGATCGGCCTCACGGTTGTGGCCTTCGGCACCAGCGCTCCGGAGCTGTTCGTGAGCGTCAGCTCGATCCTCCAGAACTCCGATGATCTGGCCGTCAGCAACGTAGTGGGGAGCAACATTTTCAACATCCTTGTCGTGCTGGGCTGTTCGGCACTGGTGTTGCCACTTCGCGTCGAGAACCGCCTTGTACGCAGAGACGTACCGGTCCTTCTGGCCATCTCATCGGCAGCCTGGGGCATGGCCTCGGCGGGACGGATGACCTGGCAGGCCGGTGTGGCCCTTTTGATCGGACTGCTGATCAACACCGTCTGGGAGATCCGTACAGCCCAGGAAGTCCACCACGATGAGGATCAGGAGGCGGACACGCCGCTGCCAGCGACAACCGGACGAGGACGGGCCCTTGTGATCGCCATGATCCAGTTGGCAGCTGGCATCACGCTGCTCGTTCTCGGCTCCCGAACACTGGTGAGCGGAGCCAGTGCAGCGGCGGCTTATCTGAACGTTCCCACCGCCGTGATCGGTTTGACCATCGTGGCGACGGGAACGTCAACGCCCGAACTGATCACATCAGTGGTTGCCACCATGAAGGGGCGGACCGACCTTGCCGTCGGCAACGTGGTCGGCAGCTGCCTGCTGAATCTGTTGATGGTGCTCGGGGGCTGTGCAGCCATCAGCGGTCAGGCAGGGCTGCAGGTCACCGGTGAGCTGATCACGGAGGACCTGCCGGTGATGATGATCGCCACTCTGGTCTGCCTGCCGATCTTCTGGTCTCGGCGCAGCATTTCGCGGATTGAGGGCGCGATTCTGCTCACGGGCTACGCCGTTTATCTCACCGATAACGTTCTGCCCCGAACTTCCCTGGCGTCCTGGCAGGAGGAATTTCGGTTGGCAGCACTTTGTCTTGTGCTTCCCATCTTTCTGGCCGTGATCATCACCCAGGTGGTGATTCACCTGCGGCTCAAAAAAGCGGGCTGA
- a CDS encoding SulP family inorganic anion transporter: MLNRINATNIRGDVFGGLTAAVIALPMALAFGIAVGNALGAPEVGAAAGLWGAVIIGLVASLFGGTPTLISEPTGPMTVVFTSVVISFASTAESPEKALAMAFTVGVLAGIFQILFGLFRLGRYITMMPYTVISGFMSGIGIILVLLQLAPFLGQDPKGGVIGTLSQLPALIQGTRPMELLLAVITLAILWFTPSSLKKFCPPQLLALLVGTLLAVTAFQGAGLRTIPEFSAEFPTPSLPDFSGGQIRMMVVNAAVLGMLGCIDALLTSVVADSLTRTEHDSNKELIGQGLANVASGLFGALPGAGATMGTVVNIQAGGRTALSGVVRAMVLMLVVLLASPFASRIPLAVLAGIALKVGIDIIDWEFLKRAHHLSLKAAVITYGVILLTVLVDLITAVGIGVFVANVLTIDRMSALQSRRVKTISTTDDDVELSSEEQSLLDQAAGRVLLFQLAGPMIFGVAKAISREHNAIGNCQAVVFDLSEVSHLGVTAAIALENAVKEAIEVGRQVFMVGATGSTENRLRKLKLLDRLPAENITADRLQAISLAVGSLPSAARNA; the protein is encoded by the coding sequence TTGCTGAACCGCATCAACGCCACCAACATCCGCGGTGACGTCTTTGGCGGCCTGACAGCGGCAGTGATCGCTCTGCCGATGGCTCTTGCCTTCGGCATCGCCGTGGGCAACGCATTAGGGGCTCCGGAAGTTGGTGCCGCGGCAGGACTGTGGGGGGCCGTGATCATCGGCCTCGTCGCGTCCCTTTTCGGAGGTACCCCCACCTTGATTTCCGAACCCACCGGCCCGATGACGGTGGTGTTCACCTCGGTGGTGATCAGTTTCGCCAGCACGGCTGAGAGTCCGGAAAAAGCCCTTGCCATGGCCTTCACCGTGGGGGTGCTGGCCGGCATTTTCCAGATTCTGTTCGGCCTGTTTCGACTGGGCCGCTACATCACGATGATGCCGTACACGGTGATCTCGGGCTTCATGTCCGGCATCGGCATCATTCTCGTCCTGCTGCAGCTGGCCCCGTTCCTCGGTCAGGACCCGAAAGGTGGCGTGATCGGCACGCTGAGCCAGTTGCCTGCTCTGATCCAGGGCACGCGGCCGATGGAGCTGCTGCTGGCCGTGATCACCCTGGCCATCCTCTGGTTTACCCCTTCCAGCCTGAAGAAGTTCTGCCCGCCGCAGTTGCTGGCCCTTCTGGTGGGAACACTTCTTGCAGTCACAGCGTTTCAGGGCGCCGGCCTCCGCACGATTCCTGAATTTTCTGCGGAGTTTCCAACCCCCAGCCTTCCGGATTTCTCGGGAGGTCAGATTCGGATGATGGTGGTGAACGCCGCCGTGCTGGGCATGCTCGGTTGCATTGATGCCCTGCTCACATCCGTTGTCGCCGACAGCCTGACGCGAACGGAGCACGACTCCAACAAGGAGCTCATCGGTCAGGGCCTGGCCAATGTCGCTTCCGGTCTGTTTGGAGCTCTGCCTGGGGCCGGAGCCACGATGGGAACGGTGGTCAATATTCAGGCGGGAGGTCGCACGGCTCTTTCGGGCGTGGTGAGGGCCATGGTGCTGATGCTGGTGGTGCTTCTGGCGTCGCCGTTTGCCTCACGGATCCCCCTTGCCGTTTTGGCAGGGATCGCCCTCAAGGTTGGTATTGACATCATCGACTGGGAATTCCTGAAGCGGGCTCATCACCTCTCTCTCAAAGCAGCGGTGATCACCTATGGCGTGATTCTGCTGACGGTGCTTGTGGATCTGATCACCGCGGTGGGAATCGGGGTTTTCGTGGCCAACGTGCTCACCATTGATCGGATGAGTGCACTGCAGTCGAGGCGCGTCAAGACGATCAGCACCACGGATGATGATGTGGAGCTCAGTTCAGAAGAGCAGTCGCTTCTGGATCAGGCGGCGGGCAGGGTGTTGCTGTTCCAGCTGGCTGGCCCGATGATTTTCGGGGTGGCCAAGGCCATCTCCCGTGAACACAACGCCATCGGCAACTGTCAGGCGGTGGTGTTCGACCTCTCGGAGGTGTCTCACCTTGGTGTCACCGCGGCCATCGCCCTGGAGAATGCAGTGAAGGAAGCGATTGAGGTGGGACGTCAGGTGTTCATGGTGGGAGCGACGGGAAGCACCGAAAACAGACTTCGCAAGCTCAAGCTCCTGGATCGTCTGCCGGCGGAGAACATCACCGCCGATCGCCTGCAGGCCATCAGCCTGGCGGTGGGTTCCCTGCCGTCAGCAGCCCGGAATGCCTGA
- the pyrC gene encoding dihydroorotase: MPDRLTLIAPDDWHVHLRDGAMLEKIVAHTARSFRRAIVMPNLKPPVTTTAAAEAYRERIRSACPADLDFEPLMTAYLTDSTDPADLEQGFRRGVFTAAKLYPANATTNSAAGVTDLQRINGVLSCMQRIGMPLLIHGELTDPTVDVFDREAGFIDQHLKPLLKRFPDLRVVFEHITTEEAVEIVMSTDSNLAATITPHHLHINRNAMFAGGLRSDFYCLPVAKRERHRLALRHAATSGDPRFFLGTDSAPHSRQSKETSCGCAGIFNAPYALESYAQVFEQEGALAHLEGFASRYGPAFYRLPLNTRTITLERVDQLIPELVDGLVPFHAGEILPWKLSPCT, encoded by the coding sequence ATGCCTGACCGACTCACGCTGATCGCTCCCGACGACTGGCACGTTCACCTGAGGGATGGGGCGATGCTGGAAAAGATCGTGGCTCACACCGCCCGCAGCTTTCGTCGGGCGATTGTGATGCCAAACCTGAAGCCGCCCGTGACCACCACAGCTGCGGCAGAGGCTTACCGGGAGCGGATTCGATCAGCCTGCCCAGCCGATCTGGACTTTGAGCCCCTGATGACGGCGTACCTCACTGATTCCACTGATCCTGCTGATCTGGAACAGGGATTTCGCAGGGGCGTCTTCACGGCGGCAAAGCTCTATCCCGCCAATGCCACAACGAATTCCGCGGCTGGCGTCACCGACCTGCAGAGGATCAACGGCGTTCTGTCCTGCATGCAGCGCATCGGCATGCCACTGCTGATTCATGGTGAGCTCACCGATCCAACGGTAGATGTGTTTGACCGAGAGGCGGGTTTCATCGACCAGCATCTCAAGCCACTGTTGAAGCGATTTCCTGATCTGCGGGTGGTTTTTGAACACATCACCACAGAAGAGGCGGTTGAGATTGTGATGTCAACGGACTCCAATCTGGCGGCCACCATCACGCCCCACCATCTCCACATCAATCGGAATGCCATGTTCGCTGGCGGCCTGAGAAGTGACTTCTACTGTCTTCCAGTGGCCAAGAGGGAACGTCATCGGCTTGCCCTGCGCCACGCCGCCACCAGCGGAGATCCCAGATTTTTTCTGGGGACTGATTCGGCGCCGCATTCGCGGCAATCGAAGGAGACCTCCTGCGGTTGCGCCGGGATCTTCAATGCTCCCTACGCACTGGAAAGCTATGCGCAAGTGTTTGAGCAGGAGGGAGCACTGGCGCACCTTGAGGGATTCGCCAGTCGCTACGGGCCCGCGTTCTATCGCCTGCCGTTGAACACCCGGACGATCACGCTGGAACGCGTTGATCAATTGATTCCCGAACTTGTGGATGGCCTGGTGCCCTTCCATGCTGGAGAAATCCTTCCCTGGAAACTGTCCCCATGCACCTGA
- a CDS encoding glucosidase — protein sequence MAEPAEIQRRRQRDAGECNWDLWGTYLAERQWGTVREDYSHDGDAWNHFPFDHSHQRTYRWGEDGLLGLCDTQGLICFAMALWNGEDAILKERLFGLSNPEGNHGEDLKDYMFHLAGTPTGSYAKALYKYPQRRFPYETLREENRQRDRSQPEFELVDTGIFKENRYFDVAIEYAKADPEDILIRVTATNRGPEPATLHLLPQLWLRNTWSWGTEGESKRTMHHQDGAVVTPPISSLPAYELRCRDSADLWFTDNETNTQSLYNQALQSPYVKDAFHRYLIDGDKDAINPQQIGSKSAFHLEQLIESGKIWTVDLRLQRSDREKPTERFGQRHFDQILEQRQTEWQEFLHWVAPGLGEDERRIHAAAGAGLYWGRQFYNWFVHRWLVGDTTGPKPPAERWQTEQSYWRSMKASDIISMPDAWEYPYFCQWDLMFHAVAFAEYDPHEARRQAGILRTYNYTATNGQSPAYEWSLSDPNPPIGAWATLRIHQIEKKRETTACLDNLASDYRKLLLDYGWWANRTDLNKDSMFDGGFLGLDNIAIFDRSRPLQDGSTIEQPDGTSWMGMYSLNMLEIVVEIGREERGYSDSIGRFIKDFWKLAYALNSDDGRNYVCWDEQDGFYYDVLYRLDGSADYLRTRSLAGLIPLLAVASFDRETVQQFPMLDIQPLLKQRAIDRGEPFPELDYLGEWHQDRILYSLVPKSRLVRILRRVFDEQEFLSPYGIRGLSKHYEENPYTYREGDEEGTINYSPADSPVPMFGGNSNWRGPVWLPINYLIIEALQKYAHYFGDDLKMEFPTGSGHWLNLWEISLRLEERLINLFRRNQADARPFNGSISYFDDDPHWRDLIRFNEYFHGDNGRGLGASHQTGWTAIVSKMITQLNRYS from the coding sequence ATGGCAGAACCGGCTGAAATTCAACGTCGCAGACAACGTGACGCTGGTGAATGCAACTGGGATCTTTGGGGAACCTATCTCGCTGAACGTCAGTGGGGAACGGTGCGGGAGGACTATTCCCATGACGGCGACGCCTGGAATCATTTCCCCTTTGATCACAGCCACCAAAGGACCTATCGCTGGGGCGAGGACGGTCTGCTCGGGCTTTGCGATACACAGGGGCTGATCTGCTTTGCGATGGCCCTCTGGAATGGCGAGGATGCCATCCTCAAGGAGCGACTCTTCGGCCTAAGCAATCCGGAAGGCAATCACGGCGAAGATCTCAAGGACTACATGTTTCACCTGGCCGGGACGCCCACCGGCAGTTATGCCAAAGCGCTTTACAAATATCCCCAGCGCCGCTTTCCCTACGAAACGCTTCGCGAGGAAAACAGGCAGAGAGATCGTTCTCAACCGGAATTCGAGCTCGTCGACACAGGCATCTTCAAAGAGAATCGCTACTTCGACGTCGCCATTGAATACGCCAAAGCCGATCCCGAAGACATCCTGATCAGGGTGACAGCGACCAATCGAGGACCCGAACCGGCAACGCTCCATCTGCTGCCTCAGCTGTGGCTGCGAAACACCTGGAGCTGGGGCACCGAAGGGGAGTCGAAACGCACCATGCATCACCAGGATGGAGCCGTCGTCACACCACCGATCTCTTCGCTACCTGCCTACGAACTCCGCTGCCGGGACAGCGCTGATCTCTGGTTCACAGACAATGAAACCAATACGCAGTCGCTGTACAACCAGGCTCTGCAATCGCCTTACGTCAAAGACGCCTTCCACCGGTATCTCATCGACGGTGACAAGGACGCCATCAATCCTCAACAGATCGGGAGCAAAAGCGCGTTCCATCTCGAGCAGCTGATTGAAAGCGGCAAGATCTGGACAGTGGACCTGCGACTCCAACGATCAGATCGCGAGAAGCCCACGGAACGCTTTGGCCAGCGGCACTTCGATCAGATCCTCGAGCAGCGTCAGACCGAGTGGCAGGAGTTCCTTCACTGGGTGGCACCTGGGCTTGGCGAGGATGAACGTCGGATCCACGCCGCCGCCGGCGCTGGCCTCTACTGGGGCCGTCAGTTTTACAACTGGTTCGTTCATCGTTGGCTTGTTGGAGACACCACGGGACCAAAGCCACCCGCCGAACGCTGGCAGACCGAACAGTCCTACTGGCGGAGCATGAAAGCCAGCGACATCATCTCCATGCCGGATGCCTGGGAATATCCCTATTTCTGCCAGTGGGATCTGATGTTTCATGCAGTCGCCTTTGCGGAATACGACCCTCACGAAGCAAGGCGCCAGGCAGGCATTCTCAGGACTTACAACTACACGGCAACGAACGGACAATCCCCGGCCTATGAATGGTCCCTCTCAGATCCAAACCCTCCAATCGGAGCATGGGCAACACTGAGAATCCATCAGATTGAGAAAAAGAGGGAAACAACAGCCTGTCTGGACAATCTGGCGTCTGATTACCGCAAATTGCTGCTTGATTACGGCTGGTGGGCCAATCGAACCGACCTGAATAAAGACAGCATGTTCGATGGTGGCTTTCTCGGTCTCGACAACATTGCGATCTTTGACCGATCAAGACCTCTGCAAGACGGCAGCACGATTGAGCAGCCTGATGGCACATCCTGGATGGGAATGTACAGCCTCAACATGTTGGAAATCGTCGTTGAGATTGGCCGCGAAGAGAGGGGTTACAGCGATTCAATTGGGCGCTTCATCAAGGATTTCTGGAAACTTGCCTATGCTCTGAATTCCGATGACGGGCGAAATTATGTGTGCTGGGATGAACAAGATGGCTTCTATTATGACGTGCTTTACCGATTGGATGGCAGTGCTGACTATCTCAGAACGCGATCTCTTGCGGGACTGATCCCCTTACTAGCCGTGGCATCGTTTGATCGAGAAACGGTGCAACAGTTTCCAATGCTCGACATTCAACCACTGCTGAAACAACGGGCGATTGATCGTGGTGAGCCCTTCCCAGAGCTCGACTATCTCGGTGAATGGCATCAAGACCGAATCCTTTACTCTTTGGTCCCGAAAAGTCGTCTCGTAAGAATTCTCAGGCGTGTCTTTGATGAACAAGAATTCCTGTCCCCCTATGGGATCAGAGGATTATCAAAACACTACGAAGAGAATCCATACACCTACCGCGAAGGTGACGAAGAAGGAACAATCAATTACAGCCCGGCAGATAGTCCTGTGCCCATGTTTGGAGGCAATTCCAATTGGCGAGGCCCCGTTTGGCTCCCGATCAATTACCTGATCATTGAAGCCCTGCAGAAATACGCGCACTACTTCGGCGACGACTTGAAAATGGAGTTCCCAACCGGTTCTGGGCATTGGCTGAATTTATGGGAAATCTCCCTAAGGCTTGAAGAGCGGCTGATCAATCTTTTCAGGCGAAATCAGGCCGATGCGAGACCATTTAATGGTTCGATTTCGTATTTCGACGACGATCCTCACTGGAGAGATCTGATTCGCTTCAATGAATATTTTCATGGAGACAATGGCAGAGGTCTGGGCGCCAGCCATCAAACCGGATGGACGGCCATTGTCTCCAAGATGATTACCCAGCTCAATCGATATTCCTAG
- a CDS encoding NAD(P)H-quinone oxidoreductase subunit L yields MDLLTLLNGIPQQSLLAIAAYGVLAGLYLLVVPLALFFWMNKRWHQMGNIERLVVYGCVFLFFPGMVVFAPFLNLRMNGQGEI; encoded by the coding sequence TTGGATCTCCTGACCCTGCTGAACGGGATACCGCAGCAGAGCCTGCTCGCCATTGCGGCCTATGGGGTCCTCGCAGGTCTCTACCTGCTGGTGGTGCCTCTTGCGCTGTTTTTCTGGATGAACAAACGCTGGCATCAGATGGGGAATATCGAGCGGCTCGTGGTCTATGGATGCGTTTTTCTGTTTTTCCCGGGCATGGTGGTGTTTGCTCCATTTTTGAATCTGCGCATGAACGGCCAGGGAGAGATCTGA
- a CDS encoding DUF2231 domain-containing protein yields MLELLPPLNDKNLPWLDVIHPIVVHFVISMALITVVFDVIGVVTGKKNLFEVSFWNLIVATVAIFVAIIFGQVEAGLANPYGASRDILNYHSTIGWSLAGVLALLTGWRYVARQKDPTMLPKGFLAVDFVLAGLVFAQVYLGDKLVWVYGLHTVPVVDAIREGVLS; encoded by the coding sequence ATGCTCGAGCTGCTTCCTCCCCTTAACGACAAGAATCTTCCCTGGCTCGACGTCATTCATCCGATCGTCGTTCACTTTGTGATCTCCATGGCGCTGATCACCGTTGTGTTCGACGTGATCGGAGTCGTCACGGGAAAGAAGAATCTGTTCGAGGTCAGCTTCTGGAATCTGATCGTTGCCACCGTGGCCATCTTCGTGGCCATCATCTTTGGCCAGGTCGAAGCCGGCCTCGCCAATCCCTATGGGGCTTCGAGGGACATCCTCAACTACCACAGCACCATCGGCTGGTCCCTGGCCGGCGTCCTGGCGTTGCTGACCGGATGGCGTTATGTCGCTCGTCAGAAAGATCCAACAATGCTGCCGAAAGGATTTCTGGCGGTCGACTTCGTGCTGGCAGGTCTTGTCTTCGCCCAGGTCTACCTGGGAGACAAGCTGGTGTGGGTGTACGGCTTGCACACCGTGCCCGTGGTTGATGCGATTCGAGAAGGGGTGCTGTCGTGA
- a CDS encoding thioredoxin family protein, with protein MHLIKFSSEDCGTCHRMSHYDGKVAEELGCDFVSVMLQDTEAYRKYRKILLAQYPNKEGMGWPTYLLVTDPEGDFAIHGEMKGGMQKGEFRERLSELLPAS; from the coding sequence ATGCACCTGATCAAGTTCAGCTCCGAGGACTGCGGTACGTGTCACCGCATGAGTCACTACGACGGCAAGGTGGCTGAAGAACTGGGTTGCGACTTCGTTTCCGTCATGCTCCAGGACACGGAGGCCTACCGCAAATACAGGAAAATTCTTCTGGCCCAGTATCCGAACAAGGAAGGAATGGGCTGGCCCACCTATCTGCTGGTGACAGACCCCGAGGGAGACTTTGCCATTCACGGGGAAATGAAGGGGGGGATGCAGAAGGGAGAGTTCCGAGAACGGCTCAGCGAGCTACTGCCAGCCAGCTAG